The sequence below is a genomic window from Rhodococcus sp. 4CII.
AGCACTGGGCGCTGGTCTCGTTCACGCATCCGGTGACCACGGAGGCCGTCCGGGACGCCGCGTCCGGCACCCGGGTGTCGCAGGTCCTGTTCCGCGTGCCTCTCGACCGGGTGCAGACACCTCTCGTGCCCGTCTCCGTGGCGGCAGGTGACGCGGCGCTCGCGCGAGCGAATGTCCTGGCCGCCGGGCGTATCCAGGCGATGACGGGCGAGACGGCCCGGCAGGCGCAGATCGCGGCGGTGTCCTCGGCGGACCTCGCCCGCAACTGCGCCTGTGTGATCGGTGTCGTCGTCCGCGGCGACCACGACGCGCTGTCCGCGCTGCAGTCGGCTCCGGACGTCCGGGCGGTCGAGGCGCTCGGCGCCGACGCCGTCTTCGGCCGGTTCGCCGTGCGACCGCTGCTCCCGGAACAGACCGAGACCGTCGTGCCCGGCCCCGACGACGGTGTCGTCCCGGGGAGCGGGTCGTGACGGCACGGAAGGCGGAGACCGTGGGCGCCGCGTGCGGTGTCGGCGCCTACGTGCTGTGGGGCGCGTTCCCGGCGTTCTTCGGTCTGCTGGGGCCCGCGGGACCGGTGGAGATCCTCGCCCACCGGGTGGTGTGGACGCTCGCGCTCATGTTCCTGGTCCTCGCGCTGTCGGGCCGGCTCCGCTCGCTGCGCGGGCTGACCGTGCGCACGTGGCTGCTGGTCGCCGCCGCGTCGACGGCCATCGCGGTGAACTGGGGAACCTACATCTACGGGGTCACCTCGGACCGGGTGGTCGAGACCGCGCTCGGCTATTTCATCAACCCGTTGGTGAGCGTGCTGCTCGGGGTGGTGATCTTCCGGGAGCGACTCGTCCCCGCCCAGATCGTCGCCCTCGCGCTCGCAGCCGTCGCCGTGATCGTGATCACCGTCGACTACGGCCATCCGCCGTACATCGCGCTCACCCTGGCCGCATCGTTCGCGCTGTACGGCCTGTGCAAGAAGGTGATGCCTCTCGATCCGCGGACGAGCCTGACTGCCGAGGGAATCGTGGCCGCGCCCATCGCGATCGGTTACCTCGTGTTCCTCGCCCTCACCGGGGCAGGAACGTTCCTCGGATTCGGAGTCGGGCACACGCTGCTGCTGATGGCCGCGGGACCGGTGACCGCCCTCCCGTTGCTGCTGTTCGGGGCGGCGGCGCAGCGGGTGCCGCTGCGCACACTGGGCATGCTGCAGTACCTGACGCCCGCGCTGCAGATGGCGTGGGGCGTCGCCGTTCTCCACGAGGACATGCCGGCGTCGCGGTGGATCGGGTTCGCCCTGATCTGGGTGGCACTGGCGATCTTCAGTACCGATGCGCTGGTACGGGTCCG
It includes:
- the rarD gene encoding EamA family transporter RarD, whose protein sequence is MTARKAETVGAACGVGAYVLWGAFPAFFGLLGPAGPVEILAHRVVWTLALMFLVLALSGRLRSLRGLTVRTWLLVAAASTAIAVNWGTYIYGVTSDRVVETALGYFINPLVSVLLGVVIFRERLVPAQIVALALAAVAVIVITVDYGHPPYIALTLAASFALYGLCKKVMPLDPRTSLTAEGIVAAPIAIGYLVFLALTGAGTFLGFGVGHTLLLMAAGPVTALPLLLFGAAAQRVPLRTLGMLQYLTPALQMAWGVAVLHEDMPASRWIGFALIWVALAIFSTDALVRVRRERRKTEPSQASVR